A part of Mycolicibacterium sp. TUM20985 genomic DNA contains:
- a CDS encoding enoyl-CoA hydratase — MTYETILVTREGRVGTITLNRPKALNALNSQVMVELTSAAAEFDNDPEIGAIIVTGNEKAFAAGADIKEMADLSFADVFAADFFATWSKFAATRTPTIAAVAGYALGGGCELAMMCDILIAADTAKFGQPEIKLGVLPGMGGSQRLTRAIGKAKAMDLILTGRTIDAAEADRSGLVSRVVPADSLLDEVNATAATIAGMSLSASRMAKEAVNRAFESTLAEGLLYERRLFHSAFATDDQTEGMAAFTEKRPPRFTHR, encoded by the coding sequence ATGACATACGAGACCATCCTGGTGACGCGCGAGGGCCGCGTCGGAACCATCACCTTGAACCGGCCCAAGGCGCTGAACGCCCTCAACAGCCAGGTGATGGTCGAATTGACCAGCGCAGCAGCTGAATTCGACAACGACCCCGAGATCGGCGCCATCATCGTCACCGGCAACGAGAAGGCCTTCGCCGCGGGCGCCGACATCAAGGAGATGGCCGACCTGTCATTCGCCGACGTCTTCGCGGCCGACTTCTTCGCGACCTGGTCGAAGTTCGCCGCCACCCGCACTCCGACCATCGCGGCCGTTGCGGGCTATGCGCTGGGCGGAGGCTGCGAGCTGGCGATGATGTGCGACATCCTGATCGCCGCCGACACTGCGAAGTTCGGCCAGCCCGAGATCAAGCTCGGCGTGCTGCCGGGGATGGGCGGTTCGCAGCGGCTCACCCGCGCGATCGGCAAGGCGAAGGCGATGGACCTCATCCTCACCGGGCGGACCATCGACGCGGCGGAAGCCGATCGCAGTGGCCTGGTGTCCCGCGTCGTGCCCGCCGACTCGCTCCTCGACGAGGTCAATGCCACCGCGGCCACCATCGCGGGAATGTCGCTGTCGGCCTCGCGGATGGCGAAGGAGGCCGTCAATCGCGCCTTCGAATCGACTCTCGCAGAAGGTCTTCTCTACGAACGACGGCTGTTCCACTCCGCCTTTGCCACCGACGATCAGACCGAGGGCATGGCGGCCTTCACCGAGAAGCGCCCACCGAGGTTCACGCACCGTTAA